One window of Lacerta agilis isolate rLacAgi1 chromosome 14, rLacAgi1.pri, whole genome shotgun sequence genomic DNA carries:
- the MYADM gene encoding myeloid-associated differentiation marker gives MPVTRSKSVGNTSALTSQLGIVRLLEVVFTCVTFSLVVHIDRWYGRNGDWCMFSWCTCFAVTIVILVVEFAGLQHRMPVSWKNFPITFAMYATLMCLSASIIYPVTFIQNQNPPRRERPYLISATVFSCLSFLAYSTEVGITKAKPGEVTGYMATVPGLLKVVETFIACIIFVFISSPVSYDREGALQWCMAVYCICFILSLLVIILCIGECTGWLPCPFNKFLSGYTLLAVLMYATATIIWPIYQFDRKHGGQSSRPYGCSSTTMCVWDKLVAIAVLTAINLLVYVADLVYSARLIFIQG, from the coding sequence ATGCCAGTAACCCGCTCAAAGTCCGTGGGAAACACCTCCGCCTTGACTTCTCAGCTGGGCATTGTCCGTCTGCTGGAGGTCGTCTTCACGTGTGTCACCTTCAGCCTGGTGGTCCACATCGACAGGTGGTATGGTCGCAATGGTGACTGGTGCATGTTCTCGTGGTGCACTTGCTTCGCCGTCACTATTGTCATCTTGGTGGTGGAGTTTGCCGGCCTCCAGCACCGCATGCCAGTTTCCTGGAAGAACTTCCCTATCACGTTCgccatgtatgccaccctgaTGTGCCTCTCAGCTTCCATCATCTACCCGGTCACCTTCATTCAGAACCAAAATCCCCCCCGCAGAGAACGTCCGTACCTCATTTCTGCCACGGTGTTCTCATGCCTCTCCTTCTTGGCATACTCCACAGAGGTCGGCATAACCAAAGCGAAACCAGGAGAAGTCACCGGCTACATGGCCACTGTCCCTGGGCTGCTCAAGGTGGTGGAGACCTTTATTGCCTGCATCATCTTCGTCTTCATCAGCTCTCCGGTTTCCTACGACAGAGAAGGAGCTCTCCAGTGGTGCATGGCTGTCTACTGCATCTGTTTCATCCTCTCACTGTTGGTCATCATCCTCTGCATTGGCGAATGCACTGGCTGGCTGCCATGTCCGTTCAACAAGTTCCTCAGTGGCTATACGCTCTTGGCTGTGCTCATGTACGCGACAGCCACCATCATCTGGCCCATCTATCAGTTCGACAGGAAGCATGGTGGCCAGTCATCTCGACCCTATGGTTGCAGTTCAACCACAATGTGTGTCTGGGACAAGCTTGTTGCTATAGCTGTCCTGACAGCCATCAATCTCCTGGTTTACGTGGCTGACCTGGTGTATTCCGCACGGCTGATATTCATCCAAGGGTAG